CACAGGGCGAATGGCAGGGCAACGAGACTTCGCCAAGCCATCATCATGGAGCGATCTGTCTTCAACCCGGGGAAGCGCCTAATAGTAGCCGCCAGACGAGGACGCGGGGCGTTGTTTGAACACCCATTGCCCGGACGGCAGCTTGACCAGGTTGAACAGATACCAGGTATCCACCGTGGTGTAGGGCGGGTCCTCGCGATCGATCATCGCCTGGATCTCGTCTCGCAACTGCCGCATCCCGTATTCACCCGGGCTGGATCCGGGAATCCCGTCGCCATCCGAATCGTCACCAAAGACATTGGCACGCGCCAGCAAGAGCACCTCCTTGCCGAGGATTCTCGCCTCCTCCGTCGAACGGGAAACCAGGATATCGCTACCCAGGGCTAGAATCAGGTCGCTTCGATCGAGCACGGCCTGGGCGGACTGTGCAAACGGTTCGGATGACTCCTTGACGTTATCGCTGGCGTCCGGCGAACTGGCCGCGAACGAGATGTGCGCCACGGCACCGGTGAGCGCCTGCCTGACCCCATAGGGCGCCTTGACCTCCACGCCTCCCGGGCTCGTCTCGTACTGCGGGTCGGTCGCCATCATCGTTGCTTCGATCCCGCTCTGTATTCCCTGCAGATCGCTGGCCGCGGACGCGGCCTCGGCGGCCTTCAATGCTTCGTCCGCCTTTACCTCCGCCGTCGTGAACAGACCGCCTTTTTCGGGTGTGTCGTGCCAGCCGGTCATGGCGTGCCCGATATGGGTATGCGCGATGGTCGGCGCCCGACTCGCGCAGCCGGCAGTCAGAAGAAGGGCGAGCAGGGTTATGCAGAGGGCGCCGCGGACAGCATAGCCGGCATCGGTTGTATTCATTTTGAAATCACCTGTTCTGGAGTAAAACTTTACCCGGGTCCCGTTTGACGGCACCGCAAAAGGGTCTGTACCTGGCCCGGAAGCCACTTCTTTCATCACAATTCCCTCGCGACCCGGAATCCGAAACTCGCGCTGCGCTCGTTTTCGTCGAAATGGTTTCTGAAGGCACTGCGTACGAAATCCGGCATGCTGAACCACGAACCGCCACGCAGGACCCTGCTGTGGCAATCGCCGGTGGTTCTCGCCCCTCCATCGGGAGGCGCCCCGTCGTAACTGTCGAGCCAGCAATCCGCCACCCACTCAAAGGCGTTTCCCATCGTGTCGTAGAGTCCAAACGGGTTGCCGCGAAACGATCCCACCGGGGCGGTGTACACGTAGCCGTCGGCACAATCGTGTACCTCCCATCCCGGGAAACGATACTCGGCGACGAGGTCCGCCACATTGGCCGATCCGCAGGCCAGTCTCTTGTCATCCGCCCAAGGTCGTGACGACTCACTCCCGGCACGAGCCGCGTATTCCCATTCCGACTCACTCGGCAACCGATACCTCTCACCGGTCTTCCACGACAGCCACTCGACATAGGCCCTGGCATCCGACCAGGACACACAGGTCACGGGGTGATCTTCGTCCTGCCCGAACCCGGGATCGAGCCAGCTGGCGGACTTTTCCGTCTGCCACTCGCCATCGTATGTCCGGCAACCGCCCGACTGGAAACCGGTCTCCTCGACGAAACGACCGAATTCTGCGAGGGTCACCTCAAATTGCCCCAGCGCGAGCGGGTACGCGATACGCACCGGATGTACGGGGCCTTCGCTGGCCTGCCGTCCCGCTTCGGAATCGGGAGACCCCTGCATGAATTCCCCCGGGGGCAGGACCACGAGCCGGGGACAGTCCGGGCAATCCGTGAATACCTCACCAGCACGATGCTCGGGGGCTGGACGCGTGTTCACCGACTCATCCCCGGTCGATGGCAGGAGAGCGGAAAGCCATCGATCCCTGTGCGGAATGAACCAGACCGATGCGATCAGCAAGGAGAGTAGCGCGGACAACCCGAGGAGGAGGTAGGCGCTGCGACGCCTCGGCGGAGCCGTTTCCCCGACATCTTCAACTCCGGGTTGGCCAGTTGGTGCCTGCGGCGCCACCCGGGTCCTGCGAACCACGGTGGCGCCGTGGGGGACGTCCGGGGCAACGGCATACTCCATGCTGCGGGTGTCGTCCAGACGAGTCCGGTCGAGAGCCACCGGATCCAGTTCGACCGTGCGGGTACGACGGTACAACCTGAGAGCCTGAGCAAAATCCCGCGCCGACTGGAACCGATCGGCGGGGTTTTTGGCCAGCGCCTTCGCCACGATGGCGT
This genomic stretch from Gammaproteobacteria bacterium harbors:
- a CDS encoding SUMF1/EgtB/PvdO family nonheme iron enzyme yields the protein MSAYPETIGKYKIVSVLGQGAMGTVFKGVDTVIDRNVAIKTIVRGGTEHEIRQLAERFKREAQVAGRLTHPNIVAIYEYAEEDDCAYIAMEFVDGETLAEYRKRRESLEVDEICSILARVLDGLDYAHTRGVVHRDIKPSNIMLTGSLEVKVTDFGIARIESSSLTQLGAVLGTPGYMSPEQLLGQAVDQRTDIFSCGILLYELLTGERAFPGNDISAIIYNVVHAELPPPSSRTQDAPAGLDAIVAKALAKNPADRFQSARDFAQALRLYRRTRTVELDPVALDRTRLDDTRSMEYAVAPDVPHGATVVRRTRVAPQAPTGQPGVEDVGETAPPRRRSAYLLLGLSALLSLLIASVWFIPHRDRWLSALLPSTGDESVNTRPAPEHRAGEVFTDCPDCPRLVVLPPGEFMQGSPDSEAGRQASEGPVHPVRIAYPLALGQFEVTLAEFGRFVEETGFQSGGCRTYDGEWQTEKSASWLDPGFGQDEDHPVTCVSWSDARAYVEWLSWKTGERYRLPSESEWEYAARAGSESSRPWADDKRLACGSANVADLVAEYRFPGWEVHDCADGYVYTAPVGSFRGNPFGLYDTMGNAFEWVADCWLDSYDGAPPDGGARTTGDCHSRVLRGGSWFSMPDFVRSAFRNHFDENERSASFGFRVAREL